Proteins from a single region of Punica granatum isolate Tunisia-2019 chromosome 8, ASM765513v2, whole genome shotgun sequence:
- the LOC116216000 gene encoding protein RALF-like 1: protein MANSLRSSLPRLALYLFALILIISSGARASVGGDEIVGWMTSTSNGRCEGTIGECLDGEFEMDSESNRRILATTSYISYQALKADSTPSCGSGNSYYNNNCQSNQANPYNRPCAKQAGCRG, encoded by the coding sequence ATGGCAAACTCGTTGCGGTCATCCCTCCCCCGGTTGGCCCTCTACCTCTTCGCCTTGATCCTGATCATCTCTTCTGGTGCTAGAGCTAGCGTTGGTGGTGATGAGATTGTCGGATGGATGACGTCTACTAGTAATGGCCGGTGTGAGGGCACCATCGGTGAGTGCCTGGACGGTGAATTCGAAATGGACTCAGAAAGCAACCGCCGAATCCTGGCCACTACGAGCTACATATCGTACCAGGCGCTGAAGGCCGACTCCACTCCATCCTGCGGATCCGGTAACTCATACTACAACAACAATTGTCAGTCCAATCAAGCGAATCCTTACAACCGTCCCTGTGCTAAGCAAGCTGGATGTCGCGGTTGA
- the LOC116215989 gene encoding xyloglucan 6-xylosyltransferase 2, with protein MIERCLGAYRWRRIQRALRHCKVTVICLVLTVVVLRGTIGAGKFGTPEQDFMEIRDHLIHSSRKRAEPHRVLEEVQPQQQTTSSDSASSNTNNANTNSYTEFDINTILKDEGPDEKPDPNKPYSLGPKISDWDEQRARWLRDNPQFPNFIGPNKPRVLLVTGSSPKPCENPVGDHYLLKSIKNKIDYCRLHGIEIFYNMALLDAEMAGFWAKLPLIRKLLLSHPEIEFLWWMDSDAMFTDMAFEVPWERYKDSNLVMHGWNEMVYDQKNWIGLNTGSFLLRNCQWSLDILDAWAPMGPKGKIREEAGKILTRELKGRPVFEADDQSAMVYLLATQRDKWGGKVYLENGYYLHGYWGILVDRYEEMIENYHPGLGDHRWPLVTHFVGCKPCGKFGDYPVERCLKQMDRAFNFGDNQILQIYGFTHKSLASRRVKRVRNETSNPLEVKDELGLLHPAFKAVKVSSS; from the coding sequence ATGATAGAGAGGTGCCTGGGAGCCTACCGGTGGCGGAGGATACAGCGGGCCCTCCGCCACTGCAAGGTGACGGTCATCTGCCTCGTCCTCACCGTCGTCGTCCTCCGCGGCACCATCGGCGCCGGCAAGTTCGGCACCCCCGAGCAGGACTTCATGGAGATCCGCGACCACCTCATCCACTCCTCCCGCAAGCGCGCCGAGCCCCACCGCGTCCTCGAGGAGGTCCAGCCCCAGCAGCAGACCACATCCTCGGACTCTGCCTCTTCCAACACCAACAACGCCAACACCAACAGCTACACCGAGTTCGACATCAACACCATACTCAAGGATGAGGGCCCGGACGAGAAGCCCGACCCCAATAAGCCATACTCCCTCGGCCCTAAGATCTCCGACTGGGACGAGCAGCGCGCCCGGTGGCTGAGGGACAACCCGCAGTTCCCCAACTTCATCGGGCCGAACAAGCCCCGGGTGCTCCTCGTCACGGGTTCGTCCCCTAAGCCCTGCGAGAACCCCGTCGGTGACCACTACCTCCTCAAGTCGATAAAGAACAAGATCGACTACTGCCGCCTCCACGGCATCGAGATATTCTACAACATGGCCCTCCTCGACGCGGAGATGGCCGGGTTTTGGGCGAAGCTGCCCCTGATTCGGAAGCTCTTGCTCTCCCATCCCGAGATTGAGTTCCTCTGGTGGATGGACAGTGATGCCATGTTCACTGACATGGCCTTCGAAGTGCCGTGGGAGCGGTACAAGGACTCTAATTTAGTGATGCACGGATGGAACGAGATGGTCTACGACCAGAAGAACTGGATCGGACTCAACACGGGTAGCTTCCTGCTGAGGAACTGCCAGTGGAGCTTGGACATTCTCGATGCTTGGGCACCGATGGGCCCCAAGGGGAAGATTCGGGAGGAGGCCGGGAAGATCctcacccgggagctcaagGGCCGGCCCGTCTTCGAGGCCGACGATCAGTCGGCGATGGTCTACTTATTGGCCACTCAGAGGGATAAGTGGGGCGGCAAGGTTTATCTCGAGAACGGGTACTACTTGCACGGGTATTGGGGTATCTTGGTAGACCGGTATGAGGAGATGATTGAGAACTACCATCCGGGATTGGGTGATCACAGGTGGCCACTCGTGACCCACTTTGTCGGGTGCAAGCCCTGTGGCAAGTTCGGGGACTACCCTGTAGAGAGGTGCTTGAAGCAGATGGACAGGGCATTTAACTTTGGAGACAATCAGATACTCCAGATATATGGGTTCACCCACAAGTCCCTGGCAAGCAGGCGGGTCAAGCGGGTGAGGAACGAAACGAGCAATCCGCTTGAGGTCAAGGACGAGCTCGGTTTGCTTCACCCGGCATTCAAGGCTGTTAAGGTGTCGTCATCGTAG
- the LOC116215993 gene encoding stress-related protein — translation MADSEPTAQTEIVVYDERRLKYLEFVEMVVAYAAVCCRSLYEFAKANAGPLQSGVQTIEDTVRTVLGPVWEKFQDVPFELLHYIDREVDEYVHDLERHMPSLVKQISGQTRAIAVEAHRAGAVDAMMGFARSVFETCEPVAKKLYVRYEPVAEQYAIWAWRHLSQLPMFPEVAHMVVPMAAYWVERYNEGVCYGTEKGYAAASYMPLIPIDRIAKIFEEAERGQEVVPVNGDVGLAQ, via the exons ATGGCAGATTCAGAGCCCACAGCTCAAACTGAGATT GTTGTGTATGATGAGAGGAGGCTCAAGTACCTCGAGTTCGTTGAGATGGTGGTGGCCTATGCGGCAGTCTGCTGCCGCAGCCTCTATGAGTTCGCAAAGGCGAATGCTGGCCCGCTCCAGTCAGGCGTGCAAACCATCGAGGACACCGTTAGGACCGTCCTTGGACCGGTATGGGAGAAGTTCCAGGACGTCCCTTTCGAGCTCCTCCACTACATCGACCGCGAG GTTGATGAGTACGTGCACGACTTGGAGAGGCACATGCCTTCACTTGTCAAGCAAATCTCCGGACAGACCCGGGCCATAGCCGTGGAGGCCCATCGTGCTGGGGCCGTTGATGCCATGATGGGCTTTGCAAGGTCCGTGTTTGAGACCTGTGAACCAGTGGCTAAGAAGCTATACGTGCGGTATGAGCCGGTGGCGGAGCAGTATGCTATCTGGGCCTGGCGGCATCTGAGCCAGCTTCCTATGTTTCCCGAGGTGGCCCATATGGTGGTCCCGATGGCGGCTTATTGGGTCGAGAGGTACAATGAGGGGGTCTGCTATGGCACCGAAAAAGGTTATGCGGCGGCGAGTTATATGCCACTAATCCCGATCGATAGGATTGCTAAGATCTTTGAGGAGGCCGAGCGCGGACAAGAGGTCGTCCCGGTGAATGGGGACGTGGGCTTGGCCCAATAA
- the LOC116215986 gene encoding DNA mismatch repair protein PMS1: protein MEAVASAPSASPSILPISRSAVHKICAGQVILDLSSAVKELVENSLDAGATSIEVALKDYGQEWFQVVDNGCGISPANFKVLALKHHTSKLNDFLDLQSLTTFGFRGEALSSLCALGNLSVETRTKNETVATHLTYDHSGLLTEEKKSARQVGTTVTVKKLFSNLPVRSKEFSRNIRKEYGKLISLLNAYALISKGVRIVCTNTTGRNVKSVVLKTQGRDSLRDNIITVFGVSAFNCLEPVNICISEGCKVEGFLSKSGQGSGRNLGDRQFFFVNGRPVDMPKVSKLLNELYKGANSKQYPIAIMNFTLPTGACDVNVTPDKRKLFFSDETSILYALREGLQQVYSSTSVSYSVHNVEDSTKESETSELCTHEKPGSLAKNSEPDSILPEEISKIERITDEPPQEKVDDGTEASPELEVLNHHEAEELVDRDFSLKVHSASKVEISNGRGVSMLSKNGGIKIRQSSPIPSESAKSLVAQRELNSRPSIVQSSLERFVTMSKRKHGSISSIISEIPVLRNNNLCGQLERSESDMDCEVLKTTVDHQQASVSAESVEFVASKHPRTEIVADEIRISRTSTDEELHQELAELQRAVPLKNEVSSCKPIESIGEDILVANTSSEPSVTVSDVEVPCSSQKIFSRFQFSFQDLQARRQKRLLRLQSGGYTCQRANPKSYYAAATLELSQPENEERKSRALAAATTELERLFDKKDFGQMKVIGQFNLGFIIGKLDEDLFIVDQHAADEKYNFERLSQSTILNQQPLLRPLRLELSPEEEVVASMHMDVIRKNGFTLEEDLDAPPGQHFRLTAVPFSKNITFGVADVKDLISTLADGYGECSIIGSYKLDTADSICPSRVRAMLASRACRSSVMIGDPLGRNEMQKILEHLADLKSPWNCPHGRPTMRHLVDLSSLRKRSDENIVL, encoded by the exons ATGGAGGCGGTGGCGTCGGCACCTTCAGCTTCCCCCTCCATCCTACCGATCAGCCGCAGCGCCGTCCACAAAATATGCGCCGGCCAGGTGATCCTTGACCTCTCCTCCGCCGTCAAGGAGCTGGTCGAGAACAGCCTCGACGCCGGCGCCACCAGCATTGAGGTCGCCCTCAAGGACTACGGCCAGGAGTGGTTCCAGGTCGTCGACAACGGCTGTGGGATCTCGCCCGCCAACTTCAAG GTTCTTGCTCTCAAGCATCACACATCGAAGCTCAACGATTTCCTCGACCTTCAGTCTTTGACCACTTTCGGCTTCAGAGGGGAGGCGCTGAGCTCCCTCTGTGCTTTAGGGAATTTGTCCGTGGAGACTAGAACCAAGAATGAGACGGTTGCCACGCACTTGACCTACGACCACTCGGGTTTGCTTACAGAAGAGAAGAAATCAGCACGGCAAGTCGGTACAACAGTTACCGTGAAGAAGTTGTTTTCTAATCTGCCCGTGCGCAGCAAGGAGTTCAGTCGAAACATTCGCAAGGAGTATGGGAAGCTGATATCCTTGTTGAAC GCATATGCGCTTATTTCTAAAGGAGTTCGAATTGTTTGCACCAACACCACCGGAAGAAACGTGAAGTCCGTGGTTCTCAAAactcaaggaagggactctcTAAGGGACAATATTATCACTGTGTTTGGTGTGAGCGCCTTTAACTGCCTAGAGCCTGTGAATATCTGTATATCAGAAGGTTGCAAAGTTGAGGGATTTCTTTCCAAGTCAGGACAGGGTAGCGGACGCAATTTGGGAGATAGACAATTCTTCTTCGTAAATGGGCGACCAGTTGATATGCCAAAAGTTAGCAAGCTCTTAAATGAGTTATATAAAGGTGCAAACTCAAAGCAATATCCCATTGCAATAATGAATTTTACCTTACCAACTGGAGCTTGTGATGTCAACGTGACTCCCgataaaagaaaactattCTTTTCTGATGAAACCTCCATATTGTATGCTCTAAGAGAGGGTCTACAACAGGTTTATTCATCAACAAGTGTAAGTTATTCTGTTCATAATGTTGAGGATTCTACTAAGGAATCAGAGACATCAGAGTTATGTACTCATGAGAAACCTGGTTCTTTGGCAAAAAATTCAGAACCAGACAGCATACTTCCAGAAGAAATTTCTAAGATTGAGCGCATCACAGATGAACCTCCCCAAGAGAAAGTTGATGATGGAACTGAAGCCTCACCTGAATTGGAAGTGTTAAATCACCATGAAGCTGAAGAATTAGTTGACAGAGATTTCAGTCTTAAAGTTCACAGTGCTTCAAAAGTTGAGATTTCTAATGGCAGGGGAGTGAGTATGCTTTCTAAGAATGGTGGAATTAAGATTCGTCAAAGTTCTCCGATCCCTTCAGAATCAGCTAAGAGTCTTGTTGCTCAGCGAGAGTTGAATAGTCGACCAAGCATTGTTCAGTCTTCACTTGAAAGATTTGTTACTATGAGTAAGAGAAAGCATGGAAGCATTAGCAGTATAATATCTGAGATACCAGTTCTAAGAAATAATAACCTTTGTGGTCAGTTGGAGAGAAGCGAGTCTGATATGGATTGTGAGGTTCTGAAGACCACAGTTGACCACCAACAGGCTAGTGTTTCTGCTGAATCGGTTGAATTTGTAGCCTCAAAGCATCCCAGAACAGAAATCGTCGCTGATGAAATTAGGATTTCCAGAACAAGCACAGATGAAGAGCTTCATCAG GAATTAGCTGAGCTGCAGAGAGCAGTGCCTCTTAAGAATGAGGTTTCAAGCTGCAAGCCTATTGAGAGCATCGGAGAAGATATATTAGTTGCAAATACTTCCTCAGAACCTTCAGTGACAGTCTCAGATGTCGAAGTTCCTTGCTCTAGTCAAAAGATATTCTCCAggtttcaattttcttttcaagacCTACAGGCACGAAGGCAGAAGAGATTGTTAAGATTGCAGTCCGGTGGCTATACATGTCAAAGAGCAAATCCGAAAAG CTACTATGCTGCTGCAACACTAGAACTTTCCCAACCAGAGAATGAGGAGCGAAAATCAAGGGCTTTAGCTGCAGCCACAACTGAACTTGAAAGGCTATTCGATAAAAAAGATTTTGGTCAAATGAAG GTAATAGGGCAATTCAATCTTGGGTTTATCATTGGAAAGTTGGATGaagatttatttattgtgGATCAG CACGCAGCTGATGAGAAATATAACTTTGAACGGCTATCGCAATCAACCATCTTGAATCAACAGCCTTTATTGAG GCCTTTAAGGTTGGAATTATCACCGGAGGAAGAGGTAGTCGCGTCTATGCATATGGACGTCATCAG GAAGAACGGGTTTACTCTAGAAGAAGACCTGGATGCCCCACCAGGCCAACATTTCCGATTGACAGCTGTTCCATTCAGTAAGAACATAACCTTTGGAGTGGCAG ATGTCAAGGATCTGATCTCTACCCTTGCTGATGGTTACGGGGAATGCTCGATAATCGGATCTTACAAGTTGGACACTGCAGACTCCATTTGCCCTTCTAGAGTCCGTGCTATGCTTGCATCGCGTGCTTGCAGATCATCGGTCATGATTGGAGATCCTCTCGGAAGAAATGAGATGCAAAAA ATACTCGAGCATTTGGCGGATCTAAAGTCTCCCTGGAACTGCCCCCACGGGAGGCCCACCATGCGTCACCTGGTTGACTTGAGCTCCCTTCGAAAGCGTTCAGATGAGAACATAGTTCTCTGA